The sequence GCCGCCGCCTGCGACATGTCGCTCAGCGGCATGACCCGGCTCGCGGCGAAACTGGAGTCCCTGGGACACCTCGAACGCATCCGCTGCGAGGAGGACGCCCGCGGGGCCAACGCGGTGCTCACCGACCGCGGCCTGGAGCGGCTGCGGGAGGCCTGGCCGACACATCTGGCCAGCGTGCGGCGGCACATCTTCGACCACCTGGGCGAGCTGGACCTGGACCGGCTGGCGGCGGCGTTCTCCGCGATGGCCACCGACGTCTGACCGGGCGCCTCAGCGGTCCCGCAGGTCACGCTCGAAGCAGCGGGAGATCGTCGAACCCCGGTACACGCCGTAGAGCGGGATCTCGCGGTAGCCCTCCCGCCGGTAGAACCGGATCGCCTCGGGCTGCTCGGAGCCGGTCTCCAGGCGCAGCGTCGTCCACCCCCGACGCACCGCCGCGTCCTCCAGGGCGCGCAGGATCGCGGTGGCCACCCCGGAGCCGCGGTGCCCGGGCGCCACGTACATCCGCTTGATCTCCGCGCTGTGGTCGGTGAGACGCCGCAGGGCTCCGCAACCGATCGCCGGGGCGCTTCCCGGCCGCGCGCCGCCGGCGGATGCGGCGCGCCCGGATCCGCCGGCGGCGCCGGCCGGGACGGCGTCTGCCGGGACGGCGGCGGGCGGGACGGCGTCTGCCGGGTCGGCGGCGGGCGGCTCGGCGACGGCCGGGTCGGCGACGGCCGGGTCGGCGACGGCCGGAGCTTCTCCACAAGCGACCAGGAAGAGGTCGATGTCGGACGCGGACGGCGGGCCGCCCGGCTCGTGGTCGTCACAGCCGTAGCGGGCGTCCAGTTCGGCCCGCTGCGCCCGGCGCAGGGCGGCGCCGGCCGGGTCGCTCCAGGACCGTTCCTCGATCGTCCAGGTCATGGCACCCACC is a genomic window of Actinoplanes teichomyceticus ATCC 31121 containing:
- a CDS encoding MarR family winged helix-turn-helix transcriptional regulator, producing the protein MPPAPGPLDPLSPEEEAVMRALGRFLLVIPRALDADLMREQRMSASEYSVLRHLSEAPDHRMRMSELAAACDMSLSGMTRLAAKLESLGHLERIRCEEDARGANAVLTDRGLERLREAWPTHLASVRRHIFDHLGELDLDRLAAAFSAMATDV
- a CDS encoding GNAT family N-acetyltransferase, with the protein product MTWTIEERSWSDPAGAALRRAQRAELDARYGCDDHEPGGPPSASDIDLFLVACGEAPAVADPAVADPAVAEPPAADPADAVPPAAVPADAVPAGAAGGSGRAASAGGARPGSAPAIGCGALRRLTDHSAEIKRMYVAPGHRGSGVATAILRALEDAAVRRGWTTLRLETGSEQPEAIRFYRREGYREIPLYGVYRGSTISRCFERDLRDR